The Paenibacillus dendritiformis region CCGACCTGCCACTGCTCGTGCGCATGGATGCCGGCAACGATGCGCTGGAGAATTTGAATGTCTTCTGCCTGAGCGAAGAGGTGGATTTCATCATCAAACGCAACCTGCGCCGGGAGTCGCCGGAAGAATGGCTGAAGATCGCCAGAAAAGACGGGATGTGTTATGAAGAACGAGAAGGCAAGCGTGTTTACCTGGGCTCCATGGAATGGACCGACAAAAAGTTGGAGCGCCCCATTCGCGTAGTCTACCAGGTAATTGAACGAATCGTGGAAGCCGATGGACAAATCCTGCTGGTGCCCAAGATTGAGGTGCAGGTGTTTTTCACCACCCTACGGTGTCCGCCTTGGCAAGTGATTAAGCTTTTCCGTGACCACGCTATCAGCGAGCAGTTTCACAGCGAACCCAAGACGGATTTAAATTTGGAGCGATTGCTTTCCGGCAAGTTTGCCACGAACGATCTGGTTTTGTGTACAGGCCTCGTTGCTTATAATCTGCTGGGGGCCATTGGACAAATTTCCATCCAAGAACCGGACGCTCCGCTTCGGAAGACAGAGTCCATGGTTTCGGACATTCCAGCGTATTTACGGGATGTTGTCGGGATAAAATGTTGCGAACCTATGTTTCCGTTCAAGCTCTGCACATGGGAAGCTTTGTTTGAATTACATGTTATTACAAGAAAATGGAACCGTCTATAGGTTCTAAGAAACAATCATTAGATTATATCTGTAATAATTGGAGAAAAAATGCTCGAATTAACGGCTCGGTAAGTCGATGCTGGCGCAGGCCGGTGTCGGGTTTTTTGCTTATCTTAGAGTATTTTGGCACTGTAGCGACAACACCTCTATCTTATAAAGCAAAAGCAACTACTAATCACTAGCATCTTATTCCAAACGTATGGTAATGTGGGAAATGGTGGAATGAAACGGCGAATAAATATTTCAAAAGAGGGAGGTGAAATACAATGGAGGATGTGCAGAAAGTGGATTTTTCGGAATTGACATCATATTTTATATCTGAATAAACCAATGAAAGGGAGGGTGTTTTTGAGTAGCTTCATGAAAAAATACGGGAAAGCCACACTTCTTCTTGTCGTTGTGTTCATCATTGGTGCACTGTATATTCCCAAGCTAAATCATACGGCCGAAGTGATTTCATTTAATCAATTAGTTAAAGAGCATGTCAAAGAAGAAGAGATCGAGTATCTCTTCCTTAGTAAGGCGATTCAGGGCGAGTCTTCTAGAGATTCAAGCTTTAGAATATATGATAAAGAAGAGAGGGAACAAGTACTCCAGATTTACTCCAAAATTGAAATGAAAAGGGAGGATAGCCCCGAACGCCTGTCACAGAGGGAAAGGGTTTACTTGAACTTTGGGAATGTGTATGGACTGCAATACGTGATAATGGTTACCGACCTTGGAATCGTGGATACGTTCCATTATAAGACAAATAAAGGGAGAACTTATAGGATTACAAACGATTTTGATTTTGGAACCATTAGTCACTTGTTTGAAACAGAGAGTAAATAAGTGCATCTTGCAGGTAAAAAAGCGTCCTCTATTTGGAGAGGCCGCCTCTTTTATTTCAGTTGTTACATATCAGAAATCCAGCCACCATTTTTGTAACGAGCACCCGTAATGAGTCCTTCACCAATGACGAATCGAATCTTGCCATCTACCGTATTATATTCAATGAAAGGCAGTTTAACTTTAATTCGATCAAATTCTTTATAATCCCGTAGAAAGTTTTCAAGTTTTTGCATGTGATAGTGTCCATCCCGAACAAGCGTCTTCAATCGGCTTTTTTCAGTACTAGCTATTCCGGCTATTACATTGATGATCCCTGTTGCTATCCCAACTGCGGTGTATCTAAGAAAAATGAACCCTACAGCTGTTGCTTTGTCACCAATTTGATCCGCAATATATTTTACGGAATTTGGATTATTTTCTTTCCCGAAGCCTCCTTCAAAAATGGCGTACTGTGTAGCTCGCATGTCTTGAATTTCTGACATGTTTAGATCTAACTCAGTGACGTATTCTCTAACTTCCATAGTAAATAACCTCCCGATTTTATTTATGAATTGTGAGAGGAAGACTCAGCGCTGAACTTTTTCCTTCTCACTTATTAAAGTGACTTGTAATCCTTTTTTAACAACCGTAACAAGATGGAATCCTTATGAAATTGCATGTCGCAAGTGGAAGTTTTTTTGGAAGTGAACCCGAACCCGGTGCTGGAAATGCCAGTGCCGGGTTTTTTTGCTATGCCTTCTGCACCGCAGACGAAAGGACCCTGCATTTTTTACGAAACTCTTTCCCTCCAAAAAACAATAACCAGCCTTTACTTTTCCTACGAGATGGTCTAAGATAATAAATAAGTTTCACTAGGCAAACATTTTTGTATAAAAACATGTTTTATGGAGGAGGGAAAAACATGCCCCAAACTATAGATGTGAAAAATTTGCACAT contains the following coding sequences:
- a CDS encoding transposase, producing the protein MEMLTAHTGGTHVQKEAAAFLSHSLEYARRITDLPLLVRMDAGNDALENLNVFCLSEEVDFIIKRNLRRESPEEWLKIARKDGMCYEEREGKRVYLGSMEWTDKKLERPIRVVYQVIERIVEADGQILLVPKIEVQVFFTTLRCPPWQVIKLFRDHAISEQFHSEPKTDLNLERLLSGKFATNDLVLCTGLVAYNLLGAIGQISIQEPDAPLRKTESMVSDIPAYLRDVVGIKCCEPMFPFKLCTWEALFELHVITRKWNRL